The genome window CCATTAACAATCGAGGGCCCGAAGCGGCTGATCTGCACGTTTTGCCCACGCTGTGGTTCCGCAATACATGGATCTGGGGTGACGACTCCGACGGTGTGCCGAGCCTACATCCTCGGCTGTCTCTTCAGCCCGACGGTTCGGTCCTGGCTGAGCAGTCGCAGTTGGGTCGGTACGTGCTCCACGCTGAAGGGCAACCCGATTGGTTGTTTTGCGACAACGAAAGTAACCTGGCTCGGCTCTACAACACCCATACTGGGGCGCGTTATCCAAAAGATGGCATCAATGATCACGTTCTGTACGGATCGGATACCGTCAATCCGGAAAAAGTGGGCACAAAAGCGGCTGCTCACTACACCGTTTCGATTGAAGCGGGCGGGTCAACAACGATTCGGCTCCGCCTGGAAGCGGCTGGCGTGAGCGATCCATTCGCTGAGCATGACGCAACGCTGGCGCAACGCAAAACCGAAGCCGATGCATTTTACGAACAAATCCATCCCGATCAGGCAACGGATGATGAAAAGCTCGTGCAGCGACAGGCATTTGCCGGGATGCTCTGGAGTAAGCAATATTATTACTACGATGTGACGCGGTGGCTGTCCGGCGATCCCAACAGTCCGCCACCGCCCCCCGAACGAGCGAGAGGACGCAATCACACCTGGCTACAACTGATCAACGCGGGTGTTATTTCGATGCCCGACAAATGGGAATATCCGTGGTATGCGGCCTGGGACTGGGCGTTTCACTGCGTTACGTTCGCCATTATCGACCCGGGTTTTGCCAAGCAGCAGCTCATGATGCTCACCAACGAGTGGTACATGCACCCGAACGGCCAGCTTCCTGCTTACGAGTGGTCCTTTAGTGACGTAAATCCACCCGTTCATGCCTGGGCCGCGTGGCGACTCTACCACATAGAGCTGGAACGAAAACCACCCGGTGAAGAAGACATTCGGTTCCTGCGGGGCATTTTCCATAAGCTGATGCTCAATTTTACGTGGTGGGTAAACCGCAAGGACGAATCCGGGAACAACATTTTCGAGGGGGGCTTTCTGGGTCTGGATAACATCGGCGTCTTCGATCGTAATGCCATCCTGCCCGATGGGAGTCATCTGGAGCAGGCCGACGGGACAAGCTGGATGGCGATGTATGCTCTCAATATGATGCGTATTGCGCTCGAACTAGCTCAGCATGACCCGGTTTATGACGAACTGGCGACCAAGTTTTTCGATCACTTTTTGTACATAGCCGGGGCTATGACCAACATCGGTGAAGGAAGTATGGGGCTGTGGGACGAACAGGACGGCTTTTTCTACGACCAGATACGCATGTCGGATGGAAACGTCAAACGAATGCGGGTTCGGACAATGGTGGGGCTGATTCCCATGTTTGCGGTCGAAATCCTGGACGATAAAACCCTGCGGACTCGACCGGCCTTTCTGGAGCGTATGGAGTGGTTTCAGAACCACCGGCCCGATTTATATAGTCAGGTGTCGCGGTATACTGAAACCGGGAAAAGTGAAAAACGGCTGCTGAGCTTACTCCGGGGCTTTCGCCTGAAATCGCTGCTCAGTAAGGTGCTGGACGAAACCGAATTTCTGAGCCCGCACGGTGTCCGGGCCGTGTCCAAGATTTACAAAGATCAGCCGTACGAGTTTACGCTGGAGAATACAATCTTCCGGCTGACGTACACACCCGCCGAAAGTGACAGCGGTATGTTTGGTGGTAATAGTAACTGGCGAGGACCGGTCTGGATGCCCTTGAACTACCTGATGATCGAATCCATCGATCGGTTCTACGATTATTTTGGCGATGACTTTACCGTCGAATATCCCATTGGGTCCGGAAAACAGATTACGATGAAGGCCGTTGCCGATGAACTGACCAATCGGCTCATCAGCCTGTTCACACTGGATGAAGCCGGAAAGCGGGCGACGTTCGGGCAACATCCGAAATACCAGGACCCGCACTTCCGCGACTACGTATTATTCTACGAGTATTTCGATGGTGATAACGGACGGGGGGTAGGGGCCAGTCATCAAACGGGCTGGACGGGACTGGTCGCCGAATTGATCGACCGAAAATATAATAAGTAGCTTATGATGAGTACGCTTTGGTGCGTCTGCTGGTCTTACGATCGTAGGCTACAGAGACCGCTAAAAAGCTAGCGGGCCCCTTGTTGCTCACGAAAAAGAGATTTACGGTTTGTTAGCGAGCCAATAGGACGAACGCAAGCGCGATGATTGCCGGAAGGGCCTGTACAAAAAAGATGGAACGTTGTGCGGTCAATGCGCCATACACCCCCGCCACAATGACGCAGCCCAGGAAGAAACAGGCGACGTTTTGGCTCCAAACCGAATCATCAATCAGTAGTGACCAGCACAGACCGGCGGCCAAAAACCCGTTGTAAAGGCCCTGATTAGCGGCCAAGGCCTTCGTCGGCTCGAACAACTCAGGCGACAGCGATTTGAACGTCTTACGGCCCCGGGTTGTCCAGGCGAACATTTCCAGCCACAAGATATACAGGTGTTCAATGGCGACAAGCGCAATCAAAAGCTGGGAGACTACGTTCATGGCTGGCGAGTTCAGGATGATCGAGCGACGTGTTTGTGCAAATGTGTCGAAAGTAAGGCTAAATCCCAGACGAATGGCTGAGTTGTCCCATAAAAAAAAGCCCTCCGATCAATCGGAGGGCTTTCACTAAACGGGTAGTGTGTCGTTATGCCCGTGCTGGCCTTAATACGGTGAAGCGTTGTTGCAGCAGGTAGTAGCCACCAAACAAAACGGTAGTAAAGAACAGGTCGCCCAGTAAGCCGTTCAGG of Spirosoma agri contains these proteins:
- a CDS encoding MGH1-like glycoside hydrolase domain-containing protein; this translates as MTTEQQRLEDPAWRQWGPYISDRQWGTVREDYSANGDAWNYTTHDMARSYTYRWGEEGIAGFCDDKQQLCLALALWNGKDPILKERYFGLTNAEGNHGEDVKELYYYLDNTPTHSYQRMLYKYPQVAYPYERLLAENRNRTRQDPEFELLDTGLFDEDRYFDVVVEYAKAGPQDVLMTVTINNRGPEAADLHVLPTLWFRNTWIWGDDSDGVPSLHPRLSLQPDGSVLAEQSQLGRYVLHAEGQPDWLFCDNESNLARLYNTHTGARYPKDGINDHVLYGSDTVNPEKVGTKAAAHYTVSIEAGGSTTIRLRLEAAGVSDPFAEHDATLAQRKTEADAFYEQIHPDQATDDEKLVQRQAFAGMLWSKQYYYYDVTRWLSGDPNSPPPPPERARGRNHTWLQLINAGVISMPDKWEYPWYAAWDWAFHCVTFAIIDPGFAKQQLMMLTNEWYMHPNGQLPAYEWSFSDVNPPVHAWAAWRLYHIELERKPPGEEDIRFLRGIFHKLMLNFTWWVNRKDESGNNIFEGGFLGLDNIGVFDRNAILPDGSHLEQADGTSWMAMYALNMMRIALELAQHDPVYDELATKFFDHFLYIAGAMTNIGEGSMGLWDEQDGFFYDQIRMSDGNVKRMRVRTMVGLIPMFAVEILDDKTLRTRPAFLERMEWFQNHRPDLYSQVSRYTETGKSEKRLLSLLRGFRLKSLLSKVLDETEFLSPHGVRAVSKIYKDQPYEFTLENTIFRLTYTPAESDSGMFGGNSNWRGPVWMPLNYLMIESIDRFYDYFGDDFTVEYPIGSGKQITMKAVADELTNRLISLFTLDEAGKRATFGQHPKYQDPHFRDYVLFYEYFDGDNGRGVGASHQTGWTGLVAELIDRKYNK
- a CDS encoding DUF1304 domain-containing protein; this encodes MNVVSQLLIALVAIEHLYILWLEMFAWTTRGRKTFKSLSPELFEPTKALAANQGLYNGFLAAGLCWSLLIDDSVWSQNVACFFLGCVIVAGVYGALTAQRSIFFVQALPAIIALAFVLLAR